A stretch of the Melanotaenia boesemani isolate fMelBoe1 chromosome 24, fMelBoe1.pri, whole genome shotgun sequence genome encodes the following:
- the gca gene encoding grancalcin: MAYPGYGGYGAPMPGMPAQGMPPQGMPGGPMGGPMGGPMGGMGGPMGAPQGGYPGYGGGYPGGYGAPPPAANDPMWGYFTAIAGQDGEIDAEELQRCLSQAGFTGSYIPFSLETCRIMIAMLDRDFTGKMGFNEFKELFTALSGWKQNFLMFDQDRSGTVEPHEMSQAINAMGYRVSPQALNAIIKRYSKGGRIFFDDYVACCVKLRALTDNFRQRDNMHQGSVNFQYDDFILCTMAI; encoded by the exons ATGGCTTATCCAGGATACGGCGGG TACGGCGCTCCGATGCCCGGCATGCCAGCTCAGGGAATGCCACCCCAAGGCATGCCAGGGGGCCCCATGGGAGGCCCCATGGGAGGCCCCATGGGAGGCATGGGTGGGCCGATGGGAGCACCCCAGGGAGGATATCCTGGATATGGAGGAGGCTATCCAGGTGGATATGGTGCCCCGCCCCCAGCTGCTAATGATCCAATGTGGGGTTACTTCACAGCTATAGCCGGCCAG GACGGTGAGATTGATGCGGAGGAGCTGCAGAGGTGTCTGAGTCAAGCCGGCTTCACCGGCAGCTACATTC CCTTCAGCCTGGAGACGTGCAGGATCATGATTGCAATGCTGGAC AGAGACTTCACGGGGAAGATGGGCTTCAATGAGTTCAAGGAGCTGTTCACGGCTCTGAGCGGCTGGAAGCAGAACTTCCTGATGTTTGACCAGGACCGGAGCGGGACCGTCGAACCTCACGAGATGTCTCAGGCCATCAACGCCATGG GTTACCGAGTCAGCCCGCAGGCCCTGAACGCCATCATCAAACGCTACAGCAAGGGAGGCCGGATCTTCTTTGACGACTACGTGGCCTGCTGTGTTAAACTGCGAGCCCTCACAG ATAACTTCAGACAGAGAGACAACATGCACCAGGGCTCTGTCAACTTCCAGTACGATGAT TTTATCTTGTGCACTATGGCCATTTAA